The sequence below is a genomic window from Wyeomyia smithii strain HCP4-BCI-WySm-NY-G18 chromosome 1, ASM2978416v1, whole genome shotgun sequence.
ctcattgtGATCTTAATGTGTTCTACATAGTTGgtataataacaaaaaacaataccaaaatattgttcctctAAGACTATATGAAAAGCAAAggttgatatttcaataacaaaccaataatttgcattaaaaaatcacaaaaatgaccgattcagaTATGTTCAAGTTATTGAATACTAAATGCAAACTGAATatattataaaaaatcaaaaacgaacaattttcacttaaaaacttacttttaatgagatattttaaaagcaactcaaatatcttattaaaggcatagcgagatatgatatcaaaattttacgatattttcatatccatgtatgaaacgtgaatatctttcgaataacgcGATAAGTTctcatagctaaatatgttattgatgagttatggtTTGTTATGCTCGCCTGCCCGGGCAATAACATTTCGCTTTTTACCATTTCCCGCatagaaactttgttgaaccTTTTACCAACgtctagggacgttgcgataccaccgatactaatacagaatcgatccttctacttacgatactcggatatttggtatcgatgtttGACCGGCGATATTTCATCAATATCGATTCACACCTCTCAGTATCGAAAAGACTCAAAACAACCCTgtaaagaagaacgaacgaagcagaaaacttgctgtttcctgtgccattttgatgcatcgtatgcatgcatgccatctcatcggcaatgccaatttaacagaaatttctgtagaTTAATCTACGGGTACGATCCTTTTCTACGATCATGCAGATCTGAAGGTAAAATCTACAGAGCCATGCAAGCAGCTCTTTCCGAAATCAGGATCAATTATTAAGGAAAAGCGTAATCGACTTTCGACCAAGTTTCTGCAGAAGCTGGTGTTTCtagattcagtaaatttatagaccattttacgaattgACAGGTGTCACGTATTCTGCTGTTGAAGCTGATGTTGcctttacgtgcgttatgtcagcggttccgacctttctgtcaaaatttcattcatagattgagtaacagaaacgtctcgtaaaatggtctatataaatggtttaattaaattaaacgttttatctaaataataaaaaagaattatgaCTTATATTTTGAATAAACTGGTATTGCACAACGATACATTTAGGTATCGATACGTTAGCCTCGATACTATCGGAATATCAGTACTTGCTCTCGATACTGGTATCGATCCTAAGTATCGATGTTTGAttgtatcgcaacgtccctaccaACGTCAACCACAGTAACTCGAGTTCTTACTGTAATCAACATGATTTGATGATTTCGAACAGAGatgaccagagatgccagatgtttttgaaaaatgtctgcaactgctcgaaaaaccggaaaaatctgcttgaaatctgaaaaaaatctatccgtgattcgaGAAAATTTAGCTTATACAGgcgaaaatctgcacatattttgaaaaaatctgcgtaaataTGAGGAGATCCTGACAACAATCTGCGGAAACTATTGAaagtctgcaaatatctgcgaatcaataaaaatctgcacacaaactctagaaatctgcgttttgcagacaaatctgcacatctggtttccCTGGAGATGACAGATGTCTttaaaaaatgtctgcaactgcttgaaaaaccggaaaaatctgctcgaaatttgaaaaaaaaaacctatacgtaattcgaaaaacttcgaaaaaaagtctgtaaaaatctgcgcACATCTTGAGAAAACCGGCGAAAATATAagaagactctgacaaaaatctgcagaaccTGTGGACAAACTGCAATTATCTGCGAATCGTTAAAAACCTGCgcacggactctaaaaatctgtgttttgcagacaaatctgcacatttggtatccctgatttcaaacaaagttataagcaaagcaaagtcttggtAGCGAACCAACGACGACGGGTTTGTTATGACCAATCAAAAATAGCTGGTAAACTTTCAAAACATTGGATTGCGTGGTGTACAAGCGTACTTATTTGTTAAAGTTTGTAATAAATTTGTCAAGTAATGTAGGATGTTCAAACAGGAAATTATACAATTGGGGAATCAACCATAACTTTTCACAAGTTCCAATTAATTCAAACTCACACTAAAAACTTTACTAAAGCTTTACAAATGTACATATTTTGGGTGTTACTTCTGTTACTCTGAGATTTCCGAAGTAAAAAACTGAAACTCATTATTGGATCGCCCCACGCAATCGCACGTTCCCAAAGGGGCATTCTTGCTTCGCCTGACAGTACGAATGAAGGAAGAGAAAAcaaacgagagaaaaaaaactatccCATCCTCAAATGTCAACCGGGTCGAATTCAGATCGAAAAAGAAGTGAATTTTGAGATTGATTTGTGCAAATTTATGGCAGAAATAAATTAATTAGCTGTTTTATAGTGCTGCGTGCCAGATCAGTTGACCGGAGGTCAAAGGATTGATTAGCGTTTGCAGTAGCGTGAACTTTTTAACCTTAAACTATGGAATTGAACTCCTGTTAAATTTCGTCGCTCGTTCATTGATGTTTTGTACCGTTCCTCAGCTGATCCGATCTGGTGATGATTAGCATCAGCTGAAACTGTGCAACTTGTCCTTTGTCCTTGCGCGGGGGAAGGCTGTACTGAATTTACCGAGCTACTGCGATAAGAATGGAATTTGCTGATTCAGCCGTCACTGGGGAAATGTGCTATCTTACACCGCCGCCCGGTTCGGCACCGGATATGGGCGGAAAGCTGAAGCAGAACAGCAGGGACCGGAGGACGGACGAAAACGAAGACCCCGGACGGTATGCGTATGCCGGGGATGATCCACCTCCTTCCGTCGGGCCGTTGGCTGAGGCAGAGGAGGAGGATGATTACGGTCTGGAGGAGGTTTACCGGACGGTCGACAGTCAGCGGTCGGTCGTCCAGTGGATTAATGATGACGATGAAATTGAGCGGCTGGATTTGTCGCTGTCGATCGATCCGGGCACCATCGTGTTCAATCGGGTGGACAGCGCGGATATTATCTACCAGGCCAAGCGGAAAAAGTGCAAACTGGTTGGCAAGTACGTGATGGGGGATGTTCTTGGTGAGGGAAGCTACGGTAAGGTGAAGGAGGTACTCGACTCGGAGACGCTCGCCAGGCGAGCGGTTAAGGTGGGTGAATTTTGGGGTAGGATTTAGTTAGGGTTGCGTAATCAAATGAGATTTTCTGTTGTTGTTGGCAGATTCTCACCAAGCGCAAGCTGCGACGCATTCCAAACGGAGAACAGAACGTTCGGTGTGAGATCAACCTGCTGCGGAAGTTGCACCACCACAACGTTATCGAGCTGCTCGATGTTCTGTACAATGAGGAGAAGCAGAAGATGTACTTGATTATGGAGTACTGCGTCGGGGGACTGCAGGAGATGCTGGACTCGGTTCCGGAGAAGAAGCTGCCACTGCATCAGGCGCACGGTTATTTTGTACAGCTGCTGGATGGGCTGGAGTATCTGCACGGGATGGGAATCGTACACAAAGACATCAAGCCGGGCAATCTCCTGCTGACGTTGGATTACATATTGAAAATTTCCGACTTTGGCGTGGCTGAGGTTTGACGGTTTTTAGAATTCAATTCCTTCAACGATTTAGCTTTTGCTTGTTGCAGGCACTAGATGTTTTTGCTTCGAATGACGATTGCACCAACGGACAGGGATCACCCGCTTTCCAGCCGCCAGAGATTGCTAACGGACACGAAGTCTTCTCCGGTTTCAAGGTGGACATTTGGAGCACGGGAGTTACGCTGTTAGTTTACTTTGTACTAATGTCGAATTGCAAATCTAACGTGATTTTTAACTCCTTGCAGTTATAATATAACAACGGGATTGTACCCATATGAAGGTGATAATATATACAAATTGTTAGAAAATATAGGCCGATGCCAGTGGGTTGCACCTGAATGGTTGGAAGAGAGGTTAGCCGATCTGTTGACCAACATTCTACAGGCGGATCCCGCGAATCGATTCAGCTTGCAGCAAATTAGACACCACCAGTGAGGCTATTTTTCTGCGTAAGTTGCAACTATTTAGACCGTTTCCATTTTGCAGGTGGTTCAAGTGTGTCCCGGTTGCCGCAGGCCGCACCGTTCCAGTTCCTCCTCTCAAAGGAGACTCACTCCGACGTTCCACAGTTTTACCTTATCTGGAAGCTCATCACTACGAGGCAGATCGGGATTTGACCAACGTGTACTTCACCGAACATGACATCAACGGTGAGTGTTTAGCCCCTCATTGACACGCTTTCCCATCCTTTACTGACCACTAACCAACGGGTCACCAACCCTGAAGAGCGCAACAGAGACGATTAACACCCAGATTGTTTTCCGGTTCTTTGCTTACAGAGGAGTTAGCACGTCAGCAGCAGTCGGAAGTTTCACTGGATCCTAGCTGTACACATGGGCTGGAATCGGTTTCGTACAATTCAGACGATTACCAACATCAGCACCACCCTAACCAGCATCgccaccatcaccaccaccgccaccaccaccatcaCCTTTCCCTGccccatcaacagcagcagcagcaatatCAAAACAACAGCAGTGCCAATGCCAGCTACTCCGGTGAAGGTGCTGGCGATGCGGACAGCGGACGGCAGCACCGAAAACTGCGCAGTTTTTCCCTTTCCCCGAAGGTTAGCTCGCGCCACGCGACGACGGCAACGTCGTCCGTCAGTGAGGCCGGTTCCAAGCGGGTACGCTCGCGAAAGCCCGTATCCTGCATATCGTGGAAAAAGTGGCCCCACTGTCGACAATCGTGAAGAACTAGACTAGCGCTTTTCTTGCTGCCATTCGCCCGTTTTTGCAACGGGAAAGAACACTTTGTTTTAGGATagggaaaaactgcaaataacaAAAGGCAATATTTTACTATTTTCCGGGACTAGTAGTACCTTCTTTTTCTTGCACAGGAAAGTCGGAAGTCAATGCCTTGTAAGTTAGCCAGCGGAAGAACAATTTGCGAATAGAGAGAGATTTTATAATCGTTTATTATTGTCGCgcggatttgattttttttccagtcCACACAACTTTTTAACGTTCCTTTGTCCTGTAAATAGGCTAAATTAATGTAGATAGTAGTGTTTGAGAAGGATTAGAACAAGTATTACGTCTCTCAGTTTGCTTGGTCAAAAAATACAATAACGCATTGACCAGGCAACTAATAGAACAATAAATTGAAGACAAGCTTAATTTGTAATTAATTCCATTGCCCACCGCAGAACCTGTTTCCCCTTTTTGAGGCACGCCCCACAGTGTGCGTACAATGTCGACGGACAAATTAATCGAACTACTAGTCATCAAAAGTTGAGAGAAGAGAGAGCCATTTAACTCACAAATAatctaaaaagaaaataaaataatccgTCTTCCTTGTGCTACTAGAAGATTTAGGAACATTTCCCTTTgagaacgaacaaaaaaaactaaaatttcacactgaacaAACACATTTTTGAGCGCAAGCGCGACACACTGTGTAAATAGAGGGAAAAGAAAAGGGCCAGTCTTggcacacagacacacacacactaaaAGAAAAACTAGAGAATATGTTTTCTAACAGAACAACAAATGAGTTCAAAGATACATTAAAGAAGTTGACACAAAAAAAACTCATGTTTTTCATTCGCTATTAAGGGGGAATAATTTCGGTCTTCGATTGAAGCAACGAATAGTTTaactaactgttttttttttgcttcactgTGTCCATAAAATTTGACCGCACGCCTATTTACAGCCATACAGAATGTGTTTCCGTACTTACCGTACGGTTCCTTAATCGATCGTAACGACGGGTCCCAGCAGCACGGGACCACTATTGTTAATACCCAGATGGTGTCCGTTGCCGTTCGGTGCTCCGGGTGCCACCACCGGAGGTAATCCATTGCCGTTTGCAGTAGCGTGGGGTAGCGGTAACTGCTGCGGACCCCCGAGTCCATTCACCAATACCACTGGAGACGGTTGCGGAGGTGGGTTCAGTAAGCTTGGATCGCGCAGTTCCGGTCCGAAGAACATCTGCTGGTACAGGTGCCCCAGCCGGTCCAGTTTGCGTTGCATCGTGTGTCGTAGCGGGTTGGTATACTGGGGCGGGGGTCGGGAAGTCTGTGGATCTCGCCAGTGGAAGCCGGTTGGGTCGCACACGAACAGAACCGGCGATGGGACGTGGTCCTTCATGTAGTTCCACACGCACTCCTTCAGGACGTAGACGAtctgagaataaaaatttgagtttgattattttttacaGATTAGTTATTAAAAAATAATGCTATTTCTTGGCCACaggtttttttgcctttctcctagaaaggtatagcaatcacttgcaaaaccgaagatataaaagtgctccaaagggccgaatggcatatatcactcgactcagctcgacgagctgagcattttctgtatgtgtgtgtatatgtgtgcgtgtgtgtatgtgcgtgtgtgtgtgtgcgtgtgtgtgtctgtgtgtgtgtgtgtgtgtatgtgtatgtgcaaatttttattctcactcacttttcccagagatggctggaccgattttcatgagattaattgcaattgaaaggtcttgttgtcccataagaccctattcaattttattttaatcgaatttttagtttagaggttatgtttcaaaatgtaaaaatcatgaaacatcattatctctaaaaccacacaaccgatttgaacaaaattggttttaaatgaacgggctacctaaaaaaccctcaacttttaaattttgtacagattgaacttgtggttcaaaagttatgaaaataaacgtgttctgaagacggtttaatctcactcatgtttctcagagatggctggaccgattttcataaaattagtgtcaaatggtaGGGctggttgccccataagaccctattgaattgttttgcaatcggactattactttgcctgttatgtttaaaaatgtgaaatccagctatgagaaggaacatattccgaagacaacttagactcactcacttttctcagagatggctgaaccgatttccacaaaattactgtcaaatGAAAAGACTAGCTGCCTactaacaccctattgaaattaactgtaatcgaactgtaacttcgtctgtaatgaaccaaaatgtgaaaatcacgaaacttcactatctcagaaactacacaaccgatttgatcaatattattatcatatgagcgggctagttaagggttaactgatgaattatgattgaacacgttgtttcaaactttggctgccctatacgttcccattttatttgactataatcgaacttaagtaacCGTTATGTATGGAATTGTTgatgaaacaacgaaagtctattttatcaaagattacatgatttatttgaacataactagtgtcatacgaacgagtcatctctcaaacttatggaaagttatggaaagaaaagaaattcaaagactattgaaaactatacctgctttgatcgatatatgtggcctaaacataatttaaatgtggtaccgtactatttgaacgttccaaattcattgattccttgcgatgtgtttaaagtcttcaaatgcacgacgaatcggccataggatatgatcaaagtcaaataacaaatcgtttaaaatgattggttttatcgaaatgacagcatcctcgacttttggcttctctacatcgccttaattctgaatatattcatattgggtggtattcggtcattttcagcagattttctggcatcaatctgacaccggaaataccaattttggaaggtatttagttattttggttgttttccacaaactaaaattggtcgtctttaaattcaaaatggtgtccagggtcaatgtttggtttttatgcatcatctcgattacggaaatatccatattgagtattattcggttattttcgactgcttcctaaaagttgccatttggCAATTCACAATGGTGCCtgacgtcaattgttagctcattgcatcattctggtttcagagatactgatattggatggtatttggctattttaggctgtttttcacaaaccggaagtcgccgactaggatttcaaaatggtaataatttctggcctctgagcaacATTCTGGTTGGCTATTTCCCTGGAACCAAAATGGGGTccgtggtcgatttcagctgctgtgtatcattctagatccggagatactcaagttagacggaaatcggccatttctggctgttttccagaaaccagaagctgtcatcctacaattcataatggtgtatgaggtcaattttcagcttcttgcaatattctggctccggagatactcatattgggtggaatgaccaaatactttgggctgtttttcagaaaccgaaagtcgtcatttttgactttaaaattgcctgtgaaatcaatttctgtcatctgggcgtaattctggttccgaaaacattcatattgaatggtatttgctcatttttggctgtttggtcgatttgagctcctgtgtttCATTCTAGATTCATTCCGGATATTATCATATTAGGTGGAaaccggccatttttggctgttttccagaaaccagatgttgcttacaatccaaaatgttgcctgaggtcgattatggaacatattttttacctctaaaaacattcaccagccaaatttggtttcatttagttaCAGTTGGTTACAGTTTagttagttggttagttctcgagatgtgcagaaatttgtgtttcatttgtatggaacccctccctttcagaaaagggaggggcgtccaactattatggacatatttgttaccccttgaaacatccacatgccaaattcggttccatttgcttggtttgttcttgagttgtgcagaaattcatgttccatttgtatgagaccccacccttccagaagagacagcggtctcaaaatatcataggaacctttatcggcaccaaaaacccttacatacaaattttcacgtcgatcggttcggtagttttcgagcctatatgaatcagacagacagacagaccggactgcatttttatatgtatagattgcaacaccaaattttagaaacaaatgagtaaatacacatttataggattgaagcgttcatgtgattctatttttacaaataaaagtttggatgagaaaggctgggtctgaccgctaggtggattaatttaggttttttgtatagtttttaatttttttccctcTGTAACACACACGCGTTCTCATGTTTGAGTTGCTATTACCAACAGTCTTATGACGTTTAAACTCGTTGATGACTATATGATCCTATgctctgattctactgtgtctTGTGGAACCCTGGATCATTTACGCATACagtaaaaacccaattttttttttgaaataaatatgaaatcatcaactgcaacaacatgttctacactgacgaatCATTTTTTGATGGGTTTACTGGCTTAGGTGTATTATACAATAGTTTAccgtctcctataagctcgataattcTGCTTTTGCTTACGTCGCAAAACTGGCTGAATTCAGTATACATACCCTGaaggttatcgaaaaaataccaTTACGAATCATTACTTCATCTTCATGGACAGTCTTAGTGCTCGATCATCAATTGGCGAAATTCTTGGACCCCAGGGGAATTGGGAAATGCCATAGAgtatgttgtttggtcatgcttTGTACATTATGACACCATGTCTAACTTAATCCTCTAGTGCCCgagttaatttttagacggacttcggtaaaatcactattaatttttataaacattttttgagtatttattgaagctttttagaggtttgactgaaggcCGTCtcaaggcggcactgggcactagagggttaatagctTCCCTTTAAGCCAAACATAGGCAGTCTTCCTTACATGTCCCTTTtaaacgttttcctgaaatccgtCCATGCCCAAATCTAGTTATGAATGTatattaaagcattttttctcagcttcaaACACGGTTTTCTGAAGAAATCTTGTTAGTATTACGTAGAGTGAGCCACGACTGTTTGACATCAAtaaaattttcttcattcttgttACACACGTTAACCGAAATAAACGTTTTTACTTTATCAAGATACAATTAGGTCATAATCGTTTTAAACTGAATCTCAGAAGACTGAAATGGCCTTCGGATATCAGGCAAAATCAAGCTCTGTTCGATTTGTTTCAAGCCTGCTGTGAATCGGACGGCTATCGGGAAGAGAGAATTGGCCAACGTGGAAGTTTGCTGTCCGAACTTATTTTAAATTGGAAGATCTCTGGATTACCGCAGAACCGAAACTGAAACAAGATGGAACCTCTGAAGCTATAGACTTTGCGAAGGACCGGAGTGCACGAAAACTGTTCTCCTCCTGCAACCAGTAAACTATGTACATATTACGGAGGTGAAAGGCGCACGAGAGCTCTGGGAAAACTTAGAAAAGCCTTTCGAAGATTCCGGTCTGACTAGACGGATCGGTATTCtccaaaaactaataaaaaccgATCTGCAGAGTTGTTCATCGATGTTCGAGCATGTCAACCGGATAATTTCGACGGCCCACAGCCTACCGGGATTGGATTTGCGATTACGGACGAATGGATTGGTGCCCTGCTTTTTTGTGGTCTCCCTGAGGAGTGCAGGTCAAGGAAAATCTATTATCCTGGAAATCAGATCCTTGGTAACCACAATCAGTCCAACCATCCGAAAGGACCAAAGTGCAGAAAGTGCCAAAACTTTGGGCACATTGCAAAGGATTGCAGAAATAGGAAGAATTGCTTTTTGTACCGTTCTGTCGAGGTTCAAAATGGTCAGTGATGCTGATTGGTACTTGGGCTCCGGAGCTACGAACCACATGACACGGAATAAGGCGTTGCTGCAAACAGGGTCTTAATAAACATTAAGGTAACAGGAACCGTTGTCCTGCAACCTGCCTGCAccgaaaaatctattttttttttaaagggaggatttgttagtagcttaagtatttatgataaatattagtaaataatgagtatgtgtgtccaatcacaaatggtgacttcttaacactgttagaaatttgtaattttaattgttaggatttgtttgctttcgcagttaggacttatccaaaccaaaccaaggaggacgcttaaaaatcatgtttagaattttattctgaatcctttggagcgttttctttcttgttgaacagcaacttgaccagatcggtacagcataaagcattgctggtctaaacatttgtttgtaaatcaaaagtttgttctttaaacaaagtttagaattcctgttaatgagaggatataaacatctcgtatatttgatgcacttggcttgtatactctcaatgtgctctttgaaaataagttttttatcataaattagtcccaagtacttaaccttgtcagaccaacttaaaataaccccattcatcttgacaacgtgattattgtttggcttgaggaaagaagccctaggcttatgcggaaaaattatcatttgagttttagaagcattgggagagattttccacttttgcaagtaggaagaaaaaatatctaaacttttctgcaatcgactgcatatgacacgaagtctttttccttttacgggaatgcttgtgtcatcgcagaacaatgactttgtgcatcctggaggcaaatcaggaagatctaaaGTGAATATgctgtacaggactggacccaagactgaaccttgaggtacacctgctctgacaggaaatctatcagattttgaattctgatagacaacctgcagagttcgatcagtaagataattttttaaaattttgattaggaaaattggaaaattaaaagtttgcaatttcgcaatcaaacctttatgccaa
It includes:
- the LOC129719066 gene encoding serine/threonine-protein kinase stk11; protein product: MEFADSAVTGEMCYLTPPPGSAPDMGGKLKQNSRDRRTDENEDPGRYAYAGDDPPPSVGPLAEAEEEDDYGLEEVYRTVDSQRSVVQWINDDDEIERLDLSLSIDPGTIVFNRVDSADIIYQAKRKKCKLVGKYVMGDVLGEGSYGKVKEVLDSETLARRAVKILTKRKLRRIPNGEQNVRCEINLLRKLHHHNVIELLDVLYNEEKQKMYLIMEYCVGGLQEMLDSVPEKKLPLHQAHGYFVQLLDGLEYLHGMGIVHKDIKPGNLLLTLDYILKISDFGVAEALDVFASNDDCTNGQGSPAFQPPEIANGHEVFSGFKVDIWSTGVTLYNITTGLYPYEGDNIYKLLENIGRCQWVAPEWLEERLADLLTNILQADPANRFSLQQIRHHQWFKCVPVAAGRTVPVPPLKGDSLRRSTVLPYLEAHHYEADRDLTNVYFTEHDINEELARQQQSEVSLDPSCTHGLESVSYNSDDYQHQHHPNQHRHHHHHRHHHHHLSLPHQQQQQQYQNNSSANASYSGEGAGDADSGRQHRKLRSFSLSPKVSSRHATTATSSVSEAGSKRVRSRKPVSCISWKKWPHCRQS